From the genome of Pseudomonadota bacterium, one region includes:
- a CDS encoding putative Ig domain-containing protein, with amino-acid sequence MPIKKKKSIKRGESGKRFVADRKIVYWLLLAIFVILLIIYFGYTKSQPVPEKKASIGPGKAETASQAGEGGMVDKAKGYPPALAKAKLQLETINNVDILKVITEGKDKDSKPITYEYEWTKNSEPAGSVDSISGFKRGDKLAVKITPFDGETYGPPRVLTTEIKNVPPRIIEHQETTFDGKILSYQVKATDPDGDPITYSLVDPPKGMTIDSASGMIKWPVDETVSAGTHGVKVKVSDGQGAENVYTININLGK; translated from the coding sequence ATGCCTATTAAAAAAAAGAAAAGCATTAAAAGAGGGGAAAGCGGGAAAAGGTTTGTAGCAGATAGGAAGATAGTATACTGGTTACTTCTTGCAATATTTGTCATACTTCTGATTATTTATTTTGGTTACACAAAATCTCAACCTGTTCCTGAGAAGAAAGCATCTATCGGACCGGGTAAGGCTGAGACCGCATCTCAAGCAGGAGAGGGGGGCATGGTAGATAAGGCAAAAGGTTATCCACCGGCACTGGCTAAGGCTAAATTACAGCTTGAAACAATCAATAACGTGGATATATTAAAGGTTATAACTGAGGGAAAGGATAAGGATAGTAAACCAATTACATATGAATATGAGTGGACTAAGAATAGTGAGCCTGCCGGGAGTGTTGACAGCATTAGCGGATTTAAAAGGGGAGACAAGTTAGCTGTGAAAATAACACCCTTTGATGGTGAAACTTACGGGCCACCAAGGGTCCTGACTACCGAGATAAAAAATGTTCCCCCGCGGATTATTGAACATCAGGAAACAACGTTTGATGGTAAAATTTTATCCTATCAGGTCAAGGCAACTGACCCTGATGGTGATCCAATTACCTATTCTTTGGTAGATCCCCCAAAAGGCATGACAATCGACAGTGCAAGCGGGATGATAAAATGGCCTGTAGATGAAACGGTTTCTGCTGGCACACACGGCGTAAAGGTCAAGGTCTCTGATGGTCAGGGTGCGGAGAATGTTTATACAATAAACATAAATTTAGGTAAGTAG